The following coding sequences lie in one Nocardioides sambongensis genomic window:
- a CDS encoding maleylpyruvate isomerase N-terminal domain-containing protein: MGAHAITERNPDGVVPPVGLDRDALVSAYVSAAEHLLDVLRDAEPHAEAWTFGSDRTVGFWRRRQVHEVTLHLRDALGALGREAEWHIDPELAWDGVAEVATMFYPRQVRLGRTEPLAGTLRLEATDLDETLDLGTGEPYGVVAGPAADVLLTLWGRRAPQDPAAADLLGAAAITP; encoded by the coding sequence GTGGGGGCGCACGCGATCACCGAGCGCAACCCCGACGGCGTCGTACCACCGGTCGGACTCGACCGGGACGCGCTGGTCTCCGCCTACGTCTCCGCCGCCGAGCACCTGCTCGACGTGTTGCGGGACGCCGAGCCGCATGCGGAGGCGTGGACCTTCGGCAGCGACCGGACGGTCGGGTTCTGGCGGCGGCGGCAGGTGCACGAGGTCACGCTGCACCTGCGCGACGCCCTGGGTGCCCTGGGACGCGAGGCGGAGTGGCACATCGACCCCGAGCTCGCCTGGGACGGCGTCGCCGAGGTGGCGACGATGTTCTATCCGCGCCAGGTCCGCCTGGGCCGCACCGAGCCCCTGGCCGGCACCCTGCGGCTGGAGGCGACCGATCTCGACGAGACCCTTGACCTCGGCACCGGCGAGCCGTACGGCGTCGTGGCCGGCCCCGCCGCGGACGTGCTGCTGACACTGTGGGGGCGCCGGGCGCCGCAGGACCCGGCCGCCGCCGACCTGCTGGGAGCCGCCGCGATCACCCCGTGA
- a CDS encoding NAD(P)-dependent alcohol dehydrogenase, with product MRAVVFDQYQSDPVLKEVAKPTPGPGEVLLKVAGAGACHSDVAVFREFSADFGPPQLKPSFVLGHENSGWVEELGEGVSGIDTGDAFLVYGPIGCGHCAACSRGQDTYCANAATMPYLAAGLGRDGGMAEYLTVPARNLVPLGDADPVAAAPLSDAGLTPYHAIKKSLPALAGGGKHALVIGLGGLGQLGVQILTALTGATVIATDMKPEAMQRAEEAGAVTVPGGPDQATAIRDLTGGRGVDAVFDFVGIDPTIKLAMETVGLRGRVTVVGIGNGSYSWNFYGVPYEVELTSTYWGTIEELHEVVALYRAGRIVPEVEIFGLDDALEAYRRLEAGELSARAVVAPGR from the coding sequence GTGCGCGCCGTCGTCTTCGACCAGTACCAGTCGGACCCCGTCCTGAAGGAGGTCGCGAAGCCGACCCCGGGCCCCGGGGAGGTGTTGCTGAAGGTCGCCGGCGCCGGCGCCTGCCACTCCGACGTCGCCGTCTTCCGCGAGTTCTCCGCGGACTTCGGACCGCCCCAGCTCAAGCCCTCGTTCGTGCTCGGCCACGAGAACTCCGGGTGGGTCGAGGAGCTCGGCGAGGGGGTCAGCGGGATCGACACCGGCGATGCCTTCCTCGTCTACGGGCCGATCGGGTGCGGCCACTGCGCCGCCTGCTCGCGGGGCCAGGACACCTACTGCGCGAACGCGGCGACGATGCCCTACCTCGCCGCCGGCCTGGGCCGGGACGGCGGGATGGCCGAGTACCTCACCGTCCCCGCGCGCAACCTGGTGCCGCTGGGTGACGCCGACCCGGTGGCGGCCGCGCCGCTGTCGGACGCCGGCCTGACGCCGTACCACGCGATCAAGAAGTCGCTGCCGGCGCTGGCCGGAGGCGGCAAGCACGCGCTGGTGATCGGCCTGGGCGGGCTCGGTCAGCTGGGGGTCCAGATCCTCACCGCGCTCACCGGGGCGACGGTGATCGCCACCGACATGAAGCCGGAGGCGATGCAGCGGGCGGAGGAGGCCGGAGCCGTGACGGTGCCGGGTGGTCCGGACCAGGCCACCGCGATCCGCGACCTGACCGGTGGGCGCGGCGTGGACGCGGTCTTCGACTTCGTCGGCATCGACCCGACGATCAAGCTCGCCATGGAGACGGTCGGGTTGCGCGGCCGGGTGACCGTCGTCGGGATCGGCAACGGCAGCTACTCCTGGAACTTCTACGGGGTGCCCTACGAGGTCGAGCTGACCAGCACCTACTGGGGCACGATCGAGGAGCTGCACGAGGTCGTCGCGCTCTACCGCGCCGGACGGATCGTGCCCGAGGTGGAGATCTTCGGGCTCGACGACGCGCTCGAGGCCTACCGTCGGCTCGAGGCGGGCGAGCTCAGCGCCCGGGCGGTGGTCGCACCGGGGCGCTGA